In Granulicella mallensis MP5ACTX8, the sequence CGGGATGGCCTTCGGTAACAGACTCACTGGTGAAGAGAAAACGGTCGGTTGATGTAGACAAAGCGTGAAGCTCCTTGAGTCAGATAGCCGGACCCGCCTTGCGCCCCTTTTCAGGATGCGCCGGACGCCCGACGACCGGCTGTTTCACCGCACACACTCGCGAGGTTTGCGAGCAGATTTGGCACACTCCGGTCGTTCCATCAGAGCCGAAATGAATCGGTTAGGCGGAACCTGTCTATTCTACCTGCACATCCCTCCCCGGCCAAAGGCGAACATCCAGCCGTCGAAATCCGGCCCTGAGAGGCGCCAGGGGCCATCCAACGGAAAAAGGGCGCCCGCCGAAGCGGACGCCCTGGAATGTATACCGACCTCAATCCTGCCTTAGAAGCGGTATTTGGCCGAGAATTGGAACTGTCTTGCAGGGGAAAGCGAGGCCGTGATCTGACCGAAAGTAGTGCTGCTCACGGAGGCTGCCGGTTCTGCATAGCTCACGATATTGAACGCATTGAAGGCATCTACGCGGAACAGGATGACCTGCTCCTTATAGGTCCTGAACTCTTTGAACAGGGACATATCGATGATGCGGTATCCCGGCGCTCGCTCAGTGTTTACACGAGCGGTGCCGAACGTGTTGGTAAGGTCCGGGCCATAGGCGCATGGCTGTCTTACACCATTGACGACCTGTGCGCCCGTGCATGGGACCGCAGAAGGATCGGTACCAAACCAGTGGAGCAGGCTGCGGTTCCGAACAATCAACGGACCGTATTGATTGGCACGGGCCGTGGAGTTGTTGGTGTTGGATACGTTCGTGCTGGTGATCGTCACCGGGAAACCGGAGTACAGGATGGCGTCTCCGGAGAGCTTCCAACCGCCGATCGCTTCATCCAGCACGCGGTTCCAGTGAGCGCCAAACTGCCTGCCATGTCCAAAAGGCAGTTGGTAGACAGCCGTAAAGTTGACCGCATTCCGTGTATCGAAACCCGAGACACCGTAATCTCCATGCGGATCATAGACGTTTTGCGGGAATACGCTTGCACCATCCACACCAGTAACACCGTAGAACCCCGGATTGTTGGTCATGGATTTGGACCAGGTGTAGTTGAAGGTGTACTCCAGCCCATTGTTCTGCTGGTGGCGAATCGTCGTCTGCATCGCGTTGTAGTTCGAGTAGCCCTCGGACTGCGTGAGATAGACGAGGCCTCCTGCGCCAACGAGATTGAAGTACGGGCTCGAAGACGGCACATTCGGTGTCGTGTATTGATTGATGTTCTCGGGAACGATCAGGTGCTGCCCCAACTGTCCGACATAGGCAATCTGGGCGGAGGTATTGCTGTTGAGCAGAAACTGAGTCGTGAGGTTGAACTGCTGGATCAGAGCCGGGCGCAGCCGATGAGACCAGGCTTCGTAGCGCGTGCTGGAGACTTGAACGTTGCCCGGAGCCTGAGCAAATCCGTTCTCAACCGGAGTCGGCGTTCCTCCAGAGGTTGCGGTCGGCGTCAAACCCGTGTTCGAAAACTGGAAAATAAAGGGAGCATTCTGCGAGAGACGGAGATTGGCTCCCGTGCCTTCGAGGTCGTCGGTAATGCCATAGCCGCCGCGGATAACCACGCCCGGATTCATCTGATAGGCGAAGCCGATACGAGGCATCCAACCAGCATAGAAAGGGTTATACAGGGCACGACTATTGCCGTTCTGTCCTGCAAACTCCAGGCAGTTCGGGCAGGAGGCAGGATTGTCGGTATTGACGTTAACTTCCTTGTTGTTGACCTCGTAGATGGGCTGGTCGTAGCCATAACGAAGACCCAGATTCAGGGTAAGGTTTGGCAGGATCTTCCAGTCATCCTGTGCGTAGAACGCCAGGCGGTATTGACGCTGTCCAACACGGCCGGAGACACCACTCACGCCCTGTGACGACGAGTCGTCCAGAACAAAGTCCGCATAACCATAGCCGGTAGTTTTGGGTCCCCCTACAACGGCAGCGGTCGCATTCTTGGTAAAAGCTCCGTTGTAGGAGAACTGTCCGAGAACACCATTGGTGCTGGGATAGTAGTTGTTCTGCTGATAGCGAAGAATCTCAGCACCGACCTTGATGATGTGTTTGCCGCGCAACCAGACCACGTTGTCGCCGTAGTCGAAGGTGTTGTCGTAATAAGTCGTGCCCGCGCCCTTGGTTCCGATGTTGCTCTCAGAGCTGGAGAAGTTCATCAGACTGAAGCCGGAATAAGGCTGGTCGGCAAAGGGAATGCCGACGGTCGCATTGCCGGACGTGCCAAATAGACCCGTGGAGTCGATCGGAGCGCCCTGAAGCCACGCTACGCGCGTGTAGCCGGCACGGAACTCGTTCTGTAGTGCGCTCGTGAAGGTGTGGACTTCGTTGATCACTCCACCGATGAAGGGGTACTCGTTCCCTCCAGGAAAGGTAATGGGCAACACAGTCTTCGGAGTCGCGTCCCAGGCATCTCCCATGGAGAAGCGAGCGTTGATGCTGTCTTTCGTTCCCAGGACGTAGTCGATGCGCGTATCACCCTGGTTGTTGACCGTGACCGTCTTGGAAGAGCCGATATAGTTTCCTGAGTCGGGCGATGATGTTGGAGAAGAAAGAGCGTGGTTCGGCAAAGGATAGATCTCTGGATGCGCGAACAGGAACTTCGCTACAGGGTTGAGAATCGGAATCTGATTATTGACGTACGGCGTTGCAGGAGTAAGTCCATTGTGCGTGTCATAGAACTGCACATAGTTGGCCGGAAGAAGGCCTGTATTTCCTGATCCCAGGAATTCGGAGAAATCGCCAGTGCGCATCCTGGCGGTTGGCACGGTAGCCGTTGCAGAGCCTCCGGCGCTGTTTCTGTAGCCTTCATAGTCCACAAAGAAGAAGAGCTTATCTTTATAAATCGGACCGCCGAACGTTGCGCCGAACTGGTTCTGATGAAAGAAACCTTTGGGGGTGTGGTTGTAGTTATTGCTCCAGAGGTTCGCCGTCAGGTCCTGGTTCTCATAAAACGAGTACAGGCTGCCGTGGAACTTATTCGTTCCCCCTTTGGTCACCATAATGACTTCGCCACCATTGACGTTGCCATACTCGGCACTGGCATTGCCGGTAATGACGCGAATCTCCTGCAGAGCCTCAGGCGCGGGGTTGTAGCCGATGACATTGTTCAGTGTTTCGTTGATTTCGACGCCATCAAGAACGTAATTATTGGTCTGCTGCCGATTGCCGTTGAAAGAAGGGATCGAAGTAGGGGTCAGGTCTCGCTCTGTTCCATTCGTGCCGCCGACGAGGTCATAGGTAGGATTGACCGCACCAGCTACGAACATCGTCGCCGCAGAGAAATTCTGACCGCTCAGCGGAAGACTTTCCAGAGTGTTCGCGGTGATCGTAGTGCCAAGGGCGGAGTCCTGGGTCTGGAGCACAGAACCGGAGTCGGCAGCGACATCGACGGTCGTAGTAACTTCGCCGACCTGGAGCTTTAAGTCGATCTTGGCGATCTGGTCGATCTCCAGGGTGAAGGGACGATCCGCGGTAACACTGAAGCCAGGTTTGGTAGCTGAAACCACATAGGTGCCGATGGGCAAAACCTGAAGGTTATAGGTGCCGCTGCGGTCTGTGCGGGTAGTCGTCACGACGTTGGTATCGACATTGCGAGCCATAATCTTTGCGTCTGCAACAGCCGCTCCGCTCTGATCCACAACGAGGCCGCGAATAGACCCTGTTACCGTCTGCGCCCGAGCTACATGACAAACGCTGGCAAGCACCAGCAGCATTACGACCCATACGGTACAACACTTGAAACGCGTCAACATAAAAAGGCTCCCCTAAAATACCCGACAGCTTCTTGCAAAAGCTCTACCAACGTCTCACCCTGATCCCATGCAAACTACGACCAGAGAATCCTCGGCTCCGCCAGAACCGGCAAATATCCCGCGCAAAAGCGCGCCGTCTCCACGATGCACATAAACCTGGTGGCCGGCTGCTCTATCTGGTCCTCCGGCCTTGCCCTCAACACCCACTTCAGCAATCAGGAAAATAAAAAAGATGCCACAGCCGCTGAGATCCGGGAGATCACTGGCTGCGTTGGTCTTCTGGTTACGGATTCCGATAAGTCCAGGTTCCGTTTTGCTGAAATGAAGATTCCATTATGCGCTGAAATTGTTTTTCCTGCGATTTCCTTTCAGGAAGGAATCAGCAGTTTTACCTGTCGATACTGAGGATCGGCTCAAAGAGCCGTCGAATAAAAGAACGATAAACAATACAGCGCGAAGCGCGTTCCCTGACGATTTAGAGCGAATATCAAGCTCGCTGCATGCATAGTTTTTGTTTTGCATTTCCCCACAGAAGCGTCATCCTGAGCGGAGCGTCCCGGTATTTGGGGACGCGGAGTCGAAGGACCCCGAGGGTTGACCTCTTACCTATACCCTTTGCCCCTTTTCAACCTCAAGCGCTCGAGCCTGGATTTTCGTGCTGGAAAAGGTCCCGACCTCTTGGGAGAGATTAAGTCCTTCGGGGTCCTTCGACTCCGCACCTCGCAAAAAGCGCGAGGGCTCCGCTCAGGATGACGTCTCTGTGGGCGAACAAAATAGGAGATTCGTTGTTGTTCCGATTCCTCAGGACACTGCCCAAAGCCCCATTCTCTCCTGCTCCTGATTCCGTAGCCTCAAGGCGATTGCCGCCCCCACCCTAGAAATCCAGCCGCAGACCAAACTGCATACGCCGGTACGTGGAGACCGTTGAGTTATAGGCGCCGAAGGCCTGGTTGGCGATATGCGCGGTCAATCCATTCCCGCTGACGTCAAAGCGAGCGGAATTGGTGACGTTATAAACCTCAGCCGCAAACCTGAGCTTTAGCCTGCTCCCCATATTCCAGCTCTTGGTGAGCGAGGAGTCGATGTCGAAGATGCCGTCGCCGCGAAAGTTATTGCGCTGTCCTGCCTCTCCTGCATAAGGAAGCCGAACAGGACCGTTGCCGGTGTAAATGCCGCTCGTAACAGCACTGGTGGTAGCGGCATCGAAGACGTGGGGAATGCCAGCGACAAAGTTTTTCTTCGTATTGACGTTGCCCACTTTGAACGCAAAGCCCGGATCGTTATAGTTCGTCGGGAACGCGGGCGAGTTGAGCGTGAAGGGCAATCCGCTGGTCCAGCGAGCAAGGCCGGACCACTGCCAGCCGCCAATAAAAGCGTCCACGATGTGCTTCGAGCTACCAAGCAAAGCCCTGTTACGACCGACGGGCAGGACATAGACCCAGTCCCCGGTGATCAGGCTACGGGTGTCGAAGTCCGAAGGTCCCTTGTTGAGCTTGGGATTCCAGGTGTTCTGAATCGCGAAGTTGGTATACGAGCCGTCCGTGTTCCCTTCCTGGCTGGCGCGCTCCGTCTCTGAGCCCATATCGAGCGACTTGGAGAAGGTGTAGCTGGCATCAATCGTCAGGCCGTGCGAAGCAGGGTGGCGGAGCGTGAACTGCAGGGCGTTATAGGAGCTGGTCCCGATGGAATCCCACGCATAGAGCGAGGAGAACTGGCTGCTCCAGAAGCGGGATTGCGCGGGGCCGTTGGCGAAACAACTGCACACCATGTTCTCCAGCAGTGCGAGAGAGAAGGTCTCACCGTTGGTATAGCGCTCAGGAGCCCACGTGTTATTGAAGACTGACTGGGTGGCACTCTCCCCCGGGTAGTCGAGGCCCTTCATATAGGGAAAGACATTCTCGAAGTATGGAATAGGCGCAACATTCGCCACCTTCTGAGTGCTTCCGTTGAACTTTCCATAGGGTGCAGCATCCACCGCAGCAGAGAGCTTGGCAGCAGCGGTGAAGTAATCGCCGCCCCCCTGAGGGTCGACGTAGTTAACCGGTTCCGCCATGTCGACCTGCTGGAGGAGATGACGTCCTAGACGACCGACGTAGGCCTCCTCAAAGACGAAGCCCTTGGGGAATTCATGCTGGATCGAGACGTTGAAAGCCTCGGCATAGGGAGTCTTGAGGCGGTTGTCGAGACCCCATTCGATCCCGAATCCATCGGCCGGAGGCGTAAATGGAAAGGATTGAGTCGGAGAAAGGGCCGGCAGAGGAATATTGGGAAGGTTGTGTGGGCCGGTAAAGCGGGGAGCAGTTTCGAAGCCCAGTTGCCCAGCCTGGTTGGAGCTGAAGGCGCTGACACCGAAGGAGCCTTCCTGGTCGAAGGAGTTCACGAGGGCCTCGCCGTAGTGATCAAAGTACATGCCGAAGCTGGCCCGGATGGACGTCTTGGGATCGGGTGCAAAGACCACCCCGATACGAGGCGCGAAGTTGGCCTTCTGCTTGGGCCAGTAACCCGGCTTTCCGTTGGCCTTACCAGCCGGGGCAAAGGAGATCAAAGGCTCGTAGATCTGTCCCTGCTGTGCGGCGGATTCGCGCTCCTTGTACCAGGCATCGGTATCGATCGTTGGCGCGACCTGCTGGCCATTGGTCTCATAGGGAGTCTGCAGGACGGTATGCCGCACGCCAAAGGTAAACGTCAGGTTGGAACGGGCGTGCCAGGTGTCCTGCAGAAAATATTCAAATTCGTTGTCGCGGAAACTCTTATTGACGAAGCCCCCATCGGGTATGGCCGTGGCAGAGTTAGGACCAGTCACCTGGTAGTTGTAGAAGTTCGTAAGCTCCGGAACTACGCCCATGAGGCCGCTGTACGCGTACATCCAGGAGTTCGTAAAGTTTGCGTTGATGCCGCCAGCCGGGAGCGGCAAGGTAGAAGCGTTGGCATAGGCGGGATTGGTTTCGGCGCTATCGAAGGAGTTCGCATCGGTGCCGTGCTGGTTGGTAATCATGCGCCAGTTGCCGCCAAACGCAAAGGTGTGCGAGCCCTTGTTCCAGTTCAAGGTGTCGGTGATGTTGTTCACCGGGACATGAAGGATGGTGTTGCGGGTCAGCGCTGTGGGTTGGGTAAATCCAACGACAGTAACGTAATCGCCGGCGCCCTGCCCGCTGATCTGGTATCCCTGGCGAATGTAGCCATAACGCAGGTCATTGACGATGCGGGCAGTAGGAATCCAGGTATAACCGGCGGAGATCCCTTTCGTGTTGTCGTCTGTGTAGCTGGCAGCAGGCTGCCCAGGAAGATTCTCCGGTGCGGACGTCGTGTCCTTCTGCAGGTTTCCGCGAACGAAGATATGGTTCGCACCATTCGGGTTGTAGTCGATCTTGAGGATGCTCGTATTGAGAGTAGAGGGCGCCGGCGACGTAAAGATATATGCGCCGCTGTTGAGTCCGTCGCCGAGAATGGGATTCGACGTAGGCGCAACGGCAGGCACGTTCGCATAGTAGGCGAGGATGGCAGCATTGGCTCCGGGGCCCGCAGGGCAGACCGGCGCTCCATTGAACGTATTGCCGGTGCAGGCTGAATCCAGCTTCGCAACCTGCGCAGCAGTCAACGTCTGGACATTCCCATTGAGGTCGGGGTAACTCAACTCTCCCTGCATAAAGGTGGTCGTGGGTACCGTGTCCTTGACGACCGCATCGATGGCCTGGCGCTGTCCTTCGTAGTTGAAGAAGTAGAAGAGCTTGTCCTTCTTGATGGGCCCGCCGATGCTGCCGCCAAAGGTGTTCAGAACATACTTCTGGGGGATATTCGGTTGTGCCGGCGAAGTAGCCAGCTGATCGTACTTGTTGAAAAAATCGTTGGCGACAGTGTTCGTAGGGCGGTAGTACTCATACAGTGCGCCATGGTACTGATTGGTTCCGGACTTGGTGACCAGATTGATCTGAGCACCGGAGGAGCGGCCCGCCTCAGCGGTGCCATTGGAGGTCGTGACGCGAAACTCCTCGGTGGAATCGAGGGTAGAGCGCAGGATACCGGTGAAGGCTGTGCCATTAATCTGATCGTTGTCATCCAGACCGTCCAGCGTAATGTTGCCCTGGTCCGAGCGGCCTCCGGCAACGGAGCCCTGGCGGCTATCGGCAGTGCTCGCAGTCTGTCCCAGATAGAGCACGCCAGGCTGCAGGCTGAGCAGGGAGACGGGATTGCGGCCCTCCATCGGCAGTGCCTGGATCGTCGTGTTTCCGACGGAGTTGCCCATGCTGGCATCCGTAAGATTGAGGGTTTGGGTGGCCGCGCTAACGTCCACCGTTATGGTGTCGGACTTTACGCTGAGGGTAAAGTCGATAGTGGCCGGCTGGTTGACGAGCAGTTCGGCAGTCCGGTTCTGCGGAGCAAAGCCACCGGCAGTAAGGGTAATGAGGTAGTGCGCCGGAGCGATGACCGGAAAGATGTAAAAGCCGGAGGCATTGGTGACAGCACGATAGGTATTGTTGGTCGCATTGTCCAGAAGCGTAACGGAGGTGCCCGGAACCAGTGCACCGCTCGAATCCTTCACAACCCCGCGTAGTGAAGTCGTTGCGGTTTGAGAAACGGCGCTAACCGTACAAAGACAAATCAACATCAGGACAACTGCACGAACACCACCCATCAAAAAACCCCTCCAGAGAGATAACGGTCAAGCAGCGTGTTGCCGCGCCTCTTTAGAAATGAGTTTTGACAAGAAATGCAGTAGATACACCAGGGCTACCGGGGGCGCGTGCTGCTCAATCATGAACCTTTGAAAGATAGAGACGTACGCCAACGGGAAATTGACGCAGGCTCGTTCTCAGGTGACGGGCAGGGACATCAGTCGCTAGATTCTTGTTTTGAAGGGGCGGGCCTTCAGCGTTAGCTTGAACCTGAGAATTTGAGGGCACGCCCTAACAGGCGCCAGTCCCCTGCAATCCCGAACCAGGATTCTCCAGCAGCCGGAGCATACTCGAGGAAAACACGCCGTAGGGACGGACTCCAGGCTGAATGACGTAGTGCCAGGTCACCCAGGCCAGCGCGACAAGAACGATCAGAAGCAGCAGCACGCCCCACCAGCGCTGGCGCATGCCCGTTCCCATCTGTACGCGATTGCGCTTTACGTTTTCCGCAAAGACCGCCCAGTCCCGCTCATCGCTACTGGTATGGGTGCTGGCGGCAAACCGCGCGAGCCACGACTCCTCCGCGATTCCCAGGTGGCGGCAGTAGCTGCTGACAATCCCCTTATTGAAGACGCCACCGGGCAGGCCGCTGAAGTTGTCGGCCTCCAGGGCGCACAAAAAGCGCGACGGCACCTTTGTGCCCTGTGCGAGCTCTTCCAGCGACACCCCGCGGTTTTCACGTTCCAGTTGCAAGTCTCTGCCGAAGGACACCTTCGATCTCCAACGGTTCGGCCTATGCGAACCGTGTCGCCATACTGGCGGACCCGATCACTGCTACAAGAGCAGATCGACATTACTGTGGCCCTGCGAAGACCGTGCCGTGGCGCTCCTGGAGCCCACGCAAGTATCTTTCGCTCCTGTATCTACCTCTTGTGAAACCGTCTGCCCCCATTACCTGTTCCGGAAGGAGCCAGCATATATCCCATGCCAGAATGCCACGAACTATATAAAGATCGCGAATGAGCATTCACTACCGCACCTAAATCGTTACGGGTGCTTCCACTCATACTAATAAAGAAGTTACCCCCGACTGCAAACTCGCAATCGAAGCGTTTGTTATTCTGAAGCAACTTGATGCGCACCCCAGGCCGCTCTTCATCGACCGCGGAAGCCAGTCCCTACGCGCGTCACCTGCCTCAACTCGACGGGATTCGCGGGTTGGCCGTTCTAGGTGTAACTGCCTCTCATCTCTTCCCTGGGAACCCCCACTCGGCTGGAACCCGCGCCATCGCGTCGCTGTTCGCCTTTGGCGCAACCGGCGTAGATCTCTTCTTTGTTCTGTCCGGTTTTCTCATTACGGGGATACTCTACGATTCCCTTCAAGATCCACATTTCTTTCGCAAGTTTTACGCACGGCGCGTACTGCGTATCTTCCCTCTGTACTATGGGGTCCTGATTCTCTATATCGTTGCTGGATTGGTATACGGCCTCTCCTGGAACCGGGAGTTGTGGTCGTTAGGGCTATACCTGCAGAACACGAGTCTGATCGCCATCCCCGTGGCGGCTTATACAGGATCCCTGCCGCTGGGCCACTTCTGGTCTCTGGCGGTCGAAGAGCAGTTTTATCTCGTTTGGCCGCTGCTGGTCTATCTCACACGCACGCGTCTGAACCTGCTGCGAATCTGCGCCCTCAGCCTGGTCGTCTGTCCATTGGCACGACTGGGGTGCTGGATGCACGGCGCGGGATATTTCACCGTCCACAACAACACCTTTTGCCGTGCGGACACCCTCCTGGCCGGGGCGGCACTTGCTCTTTTGCTTCGCAGCCGGGCCCATGACAAGGTTTTGCGCGTTGCTCCCTTCTTTGTCATCCCGTGCATTCTGGCGGCGGTGTTTTTGCGGGCGGCGATCCCTCCAGGAGGGGGCATCCTCCCATCATTCTGGCCGACTTTTCAGCTTGCCTTCCGCTATACACTGGTGGCCGCGGGATACGCAGGGCTCATCGCCTGGTCCCTGGCAAGCTCCATAGGCCAGCGTCTCCTCGAGGTCCGGCCGCTGCGGAGCCTGGGAAAGTACAGCTATGGCCTTTATGTTCTGCACTTGATCCTTTTCAGCTACCTGCAGGCTCCTCTGAAAAGAGCTATCGCCGTCTACCTCACCCCCAATAAAGGGGTTGAGGTGGTGCTCACAGGATGCCTGGTCTTTGCGATCTCCCTGGGGGCAGCGTATCTCTCCTATCATCTCTATGAGAAACGATTCCTGCGCCTGAAGCGGTTCTTCGACTATCGGCCTCATTTTGCCCCCACAGTGACGTCATCCTGAGTGGAGCACTTCGCGCTTTTGCGAGGTGGGTCGGAGGGTGGTTGTTTTTCTTGTTGTCCTTCTCGCAGGAAGGACAACAAGAAAAGCAAAAACAGGTTTCCCAGGTCGATCATGGCATTCCTGTCAAAACAACAGGATGCCGGCGGACCAGCGAATTTGCTTTGCTAGAATGAGATGTCCAATGCATATCCCTTATCCAGAGCGGATTTCCTATGCTTGGGCCACCACGTTCGCCACGGCACTTTTCATTGTGCAAATCTTCGAGCAAACGCAACTGATGTTTGCGCTCTGCGCCTTCGCCTTCATTCTTACCGCGACGGCGGCTTTCAATATCGCTGGAGGCCTCGATCGCCCCGTAGGCGCCTACATCTTCTTTAATGCCACGCTCACAGCCATCGTAGGTCTTGTCGTGAAAGCGTGCGTAGGGGAACCAGCCAGCAGCAACCTGATTAACCCCGAGCGCACGATGGAGGTCTACCTCTTCGGGATGCTCGCGATGCTGTTCGGGGCCTATGTCGAAAGCCGCTTCCGGCCCCGTAAATCCTTTATTCAAGCCCGGCTTCCCATGCCGAGTCTGCGCTCTGTCTATATAGGCTCAACAGCTATAGCCCTGTTCCTCAAGGTCATTTACGCGCTTGCCGCATTAGGACTGATATCGGGCAGCCTCATCCAGACTATTTATAACGGCGATCACTTTTTGCCCTTCGCTCTGATTCTGGGCGTGATGTATACCATTCGCTCCAGCCATGGACAGCGCAGCATCACCCCCTGGCTGTTCTTCCTGTTTGCGCTTTCAACGGGAGAAGGCCTCTTGAGTTTTTCCAAGCAGGCTCTCTTCGCTCCCGCCTTCTGTTGGGTTCTCGCGGCCGCAATATGCCGCTACAGGCTGAAGATCGTTAACATCATCTCGCTCGTGATCGTTGCTTACGTAGCCTACACGTACGCGACTCCTTACTCACAATACGGCAGAATCTTCAACGAGGGGGGTGAGGTAGAGAATGCAAGGCTCGCCGTCCATCTGCTTACCCACATGGATGAAGTCGTCAAGGCAAATGCAGAAAACACCGCGGGCGTATACGGCAAGTTGGCTTACTACAATCACTCCATGGGTCTCTTTGACAGGCTTCAGATGCTGTCGCCCGATGATGCGCTCATTGGAGTAACGGAACAATACGGCCCCATGGGTTATGAGCCATTGGTGGAAAGTGCGGAAAACATTATTCCTCGCGTCTTCTGGCCCGATAAACCTTTCGTCTACTTTGGCAACCTCTACGGACACCAGGTCGGCGCCATCACCGACGACGATGTTTACACTAGCGTCTCTTTTGGAGTCTCCGCCGATCTCTATCGGGAAGGCGGGTTGACCGGCGTGCTTCTCGTTGCGCCTCTTTGTATGGCTGCTATCTTTTTTGTCGTCTCCTGGTTCCTGGGCGATGTCCGGAGTCATCCCGCCGCGATCATTGCGGTCCTGGTCGTCGCACATACGGGTCCGGAGGGCGCTGTGGGCGGGCTTTTCGGCATGGTGGCCACGACACAATACATGGTGATTCTCGCCTTTGCCTGCAGGTACGTCCTTCCGGTCGTCAGCTCTATCTTTGATCCTGAAAAGGCCGCGCCTCCAACCGCCGAACGCACCTTCGGCATGGCATGATTATCAAAAAGCTGGTGCCTTTCCCGGTCACAATTGGAAATTTAGCGTAACCCTATGAACAAACTCATTGTCGGCAATCTGGTCCATCGTCCGCTTCGCTCGGTCATCAGCGCCTTCGCTGTCGCCATCGAAGTCATCATGATTCTCTCGGTTGTGGCGATCTTTTACGGCATCCTCAACGGGTCCCGCGCACAGACCTCCGGCATCGGCGGGGACATGATTGTGCACCCCGGCGCCGCCAGTGCTCTCATGAACACCAGTTCTGCCTCTGCCGACGTCCGCGTCGCCGATGTGCTCGCCAAGCTGCCGCACGTGCAGGTCGTCTCCCCGGTCTACATCAAGCTCACGGCCGGAACCTCACTGGAGACCGTTTACGGTATCGACTTCAACTCCTTCAACGCGCTCCGGGCCTTTACCTTCGTATCGGGCGGCCCCTTCAAAGGCCCCGACGATCTCATCATCGACGACCTGCAGGCAGCCGCAACGCCGCATCTCAACGTCGGCGACTCTGTAAAGGTGCTCAACCACAACTTCAAGGTCTGCGGCATCGTCGAGCATGGCAAAGGTAGCCGCAAATTCATCCCTCTCCAGACCATGGAGGCCCTCGACAACAGCCCCGGCAAGGCCACCATGTTCTATCTCCGCACAGAGGAGCAGCCGCAGTATCAGGAGGCGATCCGCAGCGAAATTCTCCATACCGACGGATTGCAGGACTGGAGTGTCCAGACCATGCAGGAGTTCCTCTCCACCCTCACTCCCGACCATCTGCCCGGCTTCAACATCGCGCTCAGAGTTGTCATCAGCATTGCGACGATCATCGGGTTCATGGTCATCTTCCAATCCATGTACACCGCCGTGATGGAGCGCACGAGAGAGATCGGCATTCTCAAATC encodes:
- a CDS encoding ABC transporter permease, which translates into the protein MNKLIVGNLVHRPLRSVISAFAVAIEVIMILSVVAIFYGILNGSRAQTSGIGGDMIVHPGAASALMNTSSASADVRVADVLAKLPHVQVVSPVYIKLTAGTSLETVYGIDFNSFNALRAFTFVSGGPFKGPDDLIIDDLQAAATPHLNVGDSVKVLNHNFKVCGIVEHGKGSRKFIPLQTMEALDNSPGKATMFYLRTEEQPQYQEAIRSEILHTDGLQDWSVQTMQEFLSTLTPDHLPGFNIALRVVISIATIIGFMVIFQSMYTAVMERTREIGILKSMGAGQLSIVSVVLRETMLLASAGIAIGVAATYMLRAVLHNRFPTLSFAVTTDWVFKAIGIALLGALLGAFYPALKAARKDPIDALSYE
- a CDS encoding acyltransferase family protein, whose amino-acid sequence is MRTPGRSSSTAEASPYARHLPQLDGIRGLAVLGVTASHLFPGNPHSAGTRAIASLFAFGATGVDLFFVLSGFLITGILYDSLQDPHFFRKFYARRVLRIFPLYYGVLILYIVAGLVYGLSWNRELWSLGLYLQNTSLIAIPVAAYTGSLPLGHFWSLAVEEQFYLVWPLLVYLTRTRLNLLRICALSLVVCPLARLGCWMHGAGYFTVHNNTFCRADTLLAGAALALLLRSRAHDKVLRVAPFFVIPCILAAVFLRAAIPPGGGILPSFWPTFQLAFRYTLVAAGYAGLIAWSLASSIGQRLLEVRPLRSLGKYSYGLYVLHLILFSYLQAPLKRAIAVYLTPNKGVEVVLTGCLVFAISLGAAYLSYHLYEKRFLRLKRFFDYRPHFAPTVTSS